Within the Clostridium scatologenes genome, the region TTGGAGATGTTCTTGAAGTAATGCGTGATCTTGCAAAAGAGGGAATGACTATGATAGTAGTAACTCATGAAATGCAGTTCGCTAGGGAAGTTTCAGATAGAGTAATTTTTATGGCAGATGGATATATTGTTGAAGAAGGAAAACCAGAAGAAATCTTTACAAATCCCAAAAATCAACGTACAAGAACATTCCTTGCAAGAATAGTTGGAGATGATAATATATGCAAAAGTATTGTGTAACAATCAATAGACAATTTGGAAGTTTGGGAAGACCAATTGCAAGAGAACTTTCTACAATACTTGGCGTAGAGTATTACGATAGAGATATAGTAGAAACCACTTCACAAAAGTTAAATCTGCCAGTCTCCACCATTAGTGATCATGAAGAAACAAGCTATACATCAAATTTTTTTAATATGCTATTTCCCTTGGGTGATAGTTCACTTGATAAACAAAATAAAATATTTGATACTCAACGAAAGATAATATCAGATTTAGCTGACAAAGAATCATGTATCATTGTCGGCAGGTGCTCAGACTTCATCCTTAAAGATTATAAAAATTGCTTAAATGTATTCATATATGCTCCTAAAGAATCTCGTTTTAATAACTGCGTAAACATATTAAAAATGGCCCCAGGAGAAGCAGTTCGTATGATTGCAGAGGTTGATAAGGCAAGAGAAAATTATTATAAACATTATGCTGGATATTCTTTTGAGGATATTGAACATAAACATATAATAATTGATAGTAGTTTGTTTGGAGTTAAAGGTACAGCAGAAATTTTATATAAGATAATAAAGAAAAGATTTAAGATTTCATAGATTATGATTATAACAAAAGTAAAAAACTGTTAAATTATATTTATCTATATATAATTTAACAGTTTTTTAATTGAAATAATCCAATAAATTTTACTTCATCGACTCTATAATGCTATCGGCAAGTCCATCCATAGAATCTATATCTTTTTCTTTCAATGCCGAATTTACTGTCATCTCACCATCTAAAATAGTCATGTCCTTCATTTCATCTAAAAGTTCATGCATTAATTTAGCAGATTGAGGAGCCCAAGTACCATTTTCTATAAGAGCAAAAGTACGTTTTTGAAGATTTAATGCTTTCATATCCATTATATAATTAAGCATTGGTGGATAAATCTTTAAGTTATAAGTTACAGAAGCAAGTACTACATGACTATATTTGAAGGTTTCAGAAATCAAATAAGATACATGAGTTTTTGATACATCATACATAACTACATTAGTCATTCCTTTTTCTACTAGTCTAGTTGCTAAATCTGTAGCTGCTGCTTCTGTATTTCCATACATTGTTCCATAAACAATCATTACACCCTTTTCTTCTGGTTCATAACGACTCCATTTATCATATTTGTCTAAAAAGTATCCAAGATCATTACGCCATACTGGTCCATGCAATGGACAAATAGTTTTAATTTCAATGCTGCTGGCTTTTTTCAAAAGAGCTTGAACTTGAGGACCATACTTTCCTACAATGTTTGTATAATATCTTCTGGCATCATCAATCCAATCACGATCAAAATTAACTTCATCATTAAACAATTTACCATCTAAAGCACCAAAGGAACCAAAGGCATCAGCTGAAAATAACACACCATTTGTAGTATCATAAGTTACCATAGCTTCTGGCCAATGTACCATTGGAGCCGACACAAATACAACATTGTGTTTTCCAAAGGACATAGTATCTCCTTCTTTAACTTGTATCACATTATCATCTATATCAAAATCAAACTGATGCATAAACATGAATGCTTTTTCAGTGCATATTATCTTTACATCTGGATAACGAAGAACAATTTCTTCAATACACGCTGCATGATCTGGCTCCATATGATTAATTACCATATAATCCAAAGTTCTATTTCCTAAAACCCCTTTAATATTTTCAATAAACTGTCGGCATACTGACCAGTCAGCTGTATCAAAAAGTACTGTTTTCTCATCTAAAAGTACATATGAGTTATAAGAAACACCTCTTGGAATTGGATGAACATTTTCAAATAGGGCAAGACGATGATCATTGCCTCCAACCCAATAAAGATCTTCAGTTATTTTTCTAACACAATACATTAATTAATCCTCCTTTAAAATAAAACATATCATCTATATTAAACTTCTATAAAAGCATTTTTTTCTTCACCGCAAGCAGGACAAGTCCATTCTTCAGGTATATTTTCAAATAAGGTTCCAGGGACTATTTCTCCTTCTGGATCACCAACACCAGGATCATATTCATAACCGCATCCATTACATACATAATGCTTCCAAGTTGGAACAACTTTCTTTGGAATATCTCTCTTCATCTTCTTCATTGGTGGAGCCTCCTTCTTTGCTTCTCCATTATCTAAAGCTTCAGTAAGAAGAGGCAAAATCTCCATCAAATCTCCAACAATACCGTAATCTGCATTCTTAAAAATTTTTGCATTAGCATCTATATTTATAGCAACAATGGTACTAGCATCTTTTATACCTTTTAAGTGCTGACTTGCACCAGAAATTCCACAAGCAATATAAAGATTTCCTTTAAATTTTTGACCAGACATACCTACATAACGATCCATTGGTACATATTTGAGAGTTTCAGCTACTGGACGTGAAGAACCTATAGCAGCACCTGCTTGAATTGCCAAGTTTTCTATAAGTTTCATGTTTTCTCTTTCACCTATACCTCTACCTGCACTAACTACTCTTTCTGCTTTACTAATAGGAGTATCTGTAGGAATTCCAATTGTAAAATCATAACCTTCTTTATTAAGAGCTTCTACAAGAGCATTTACTTTTTCTTCAGCAGTCCCATCCTTGTAAATAATTTTCTTACGATAACCTGTACCAAATTCATGTGGTACTCTAGCTGTGTGCTCGCTTTTGGGTATTTTACCAAGAATGCTAGCTGCAATAACTACACGTTGAATTTCAT harbors:
- a CDS encoding AAA family ATPase, coding for MQKYCVTINRQFGSLGRPIARELSTILGVEYYDRDIVETTSQKLNLPVSTISDHEETSYTSNFFNMLFPLGDSSLDKQNKIFDTQRKIISDLADKESCIIVGRCSDFILKDYKNCLNVFIYAPKESRFNNCVNILKMAPGEAVRMIAEVDKARENYYKHYAGYSFEDIEHKHIIIDSSLFGVKGTAEILYKIIKKRFKIS
- a CDS encoding FprA family A-type flavoprotein, translating into MYCVRKITEDLYWVGGNDHRLALFENVHPIPRGVSYNSYVLLDEKTVLFDTADWSVCRQFIENIKGVLGNRTLDYMVINHMEPDHAACIEEIVLRYPDVKIICTEKAFMFMHQFDFDIDDNVIQVKEGDTMSFGKHNVVFVSAPMVHWPEAMVTYDTTNGVLFSADAFGSFGALDGKLFNDEVNFDRDWIDDARRYYTNIVGKYGPQVQALLKKASSIEIKTICPLHGPVWRNDLGYFLDKYDKWSRYEPEEKGVMIVYGTMYGNTEAAATDLATRLVEKGMTNVVMYDVSKTHVSYLISETFKYSHVVLASVTYNLKIYPPMLNYIMDMKALNLQKRTFALIENGTWAPQSAKLMHELLDEMKDMTILDGEMTVNSALKEKDIDSMDGLADSIIESMK